ACCAGGTGGCCTGTCAGCGCGCTCTGGACCGCCATCGCGGCGGTCTCTTTGTCGCGGATCTCGCCCACCATGATGACATCGGGGTCGTGACGGAGGATCGATCGAAGGCAGCGCGCGAAGTCGAGCCCGATCTCGCTCTTCACCTGGATCTGATTCACGCCGTCGAGGTGGTACTCGACCGGGTCTTCGACCGTCACGACCTTGAGTTCGGGGCGGCAGACCTCTCGCAGCGCCGAGTAGAGCGTGGTGGTCTTGCCCGATCCGGTGGGGCCGGTCAGCAGCAGCATGCCCTCGGGCGTGTGGATCAGCTCGCGGAACCGCGCCCGCTGCGCCTCGGAGAGGCCGAGGATGTCGAGGTCCAGCTGCACCGCTCCGCGATCGAGGATGCGCAGCACCACGTCCTCGCCGTGCATGGAGGGCAGCACGCTGATGCGAAGGTCGATCGAGCGACCGCCGGCGTGCATCTGGATGCGCCCGTCCTGGGGGAGGCGTCGCTCGCCGACGTCGAGTTTCGCCATGATCTTGATGCGCGAGACGATGCCGGCGTACAGCGAGGCCGGGGGCGAATCGACATCGAGCAGCTCGCCGTCGACGCGGTATCGCAGGCGCGTGCGCCGCTCGAGGCGCTCGAAGTGGATGTCGCTGGCGCCCAGCGAGACGGCGCGATCGAGCGCCGACGAGAGGAACTGGATCACCGGCGCTTCGGACGCGAGGTCGCGCAGCGTGTCGGCGTCGAGCACGCGCACATCCTCGGACGACTGCTCTTCCTGCGCCTCGATATCGGCGAGCACCGCGTCGAGCGCGCTCTCGATCTCCGCCGCCGTCGCGCAGACGACCTCCACCTCGCGCATCGACGCCTGGCTCACGCTCTCGACCAGCGCCTCGTCGGGGGGCAGCGCCATCGCGAGCGTGACGCGCTCGTCGGTGATCGCGACCGGCAAGACCTGGTTGAAGCGCAGGAACGCCGGGGGCAGCGCGCCGGCGGCCTGCTTGTCCAGGTCCTCGGGCGAGGTCGGGAACTGCCAGACGCGCAGCGACAGGCGCTCGGCGAGCTGGTCGCGCAGCTGCTCCCACGAGATCAGCCCCGCCGTCACCAGCAGACGAGCGAGGCGCTGCCCCTGCGCGCGGTGCAGCTCGAGCAGGCGCTCGCCGTCTTCGGCGCTGATGCGCCGGCGCGCGATGAGGTCGTCGAGGATGGCGCGATCGATCGCGTCGGGTGTCATGGGGGTGTCGTTGGTGCGCGCGCCCCGCTCGCTCGCGAGGACCTCGACCGCTCTGGATGTCGCGGCGCTGGGCGCAGAGGTCATGGGTGCGTCACTCGTCCCAGTGGAAGATGTCGGCGTTGTCGTCCTGCCCGCCCGGCTGATCGTCGCTGCCGAGCGAGTAGACCTCGAAGGGGATGTCGCGCGCGCGCTCGCTCTGCGCCGGAGAGCGGTAGCGCAGCTCGCGCCCCCAGCCGTCCTTGGGCATCGACTTCCGCGCGAGGTAGGGCCCCTTCCACTTCGACTCCTCGACCCCGCTCGGGCGCTCGAGCAGCGCGCGCAGGCCCTCCTCGGTCGTCGGGTAGCGACCGACGTCGATGCGGAACAGGTCCAGCGCCTGCGCCGTGCTCTGCACCTGCTGGCGCGTCACGACCGGCTTGGCCTCTCCCAGTCGACCCACCACGCGCGGCGCGATCAGCACCGCCAGCAGCGAGATGATGCCGAGCACCACGATCAGTTCGAGAAGCGTGAACGCTTTGCGTCTGCGGCGGTCCATCGCGTCAGGTCCCTCTTGTTCGCGTGCGGCTCTCCCCGGTCTGCAGGCAACGCCCGCCCAGAGCCGCCCGATTGTCCGGCGGGCGACCGTGCGCCCGCGTGATTCCATGGTCAATATACGGCCTTCACCCGGTGAAAGCCCGCTCACTCCACGCGCAGCCCGTCGATCGCGTCCGTTCGCACGCGGACCTCGCCCGACGGGCCTCTGACCCTCCACGCCGACCGGCTCGCCAGCCCCGAGGGGCTGAAGACCACGAGCGTCGAGGGCGCGATCGGGCCCTGGGCCGCACCCGGGTCGGGCGCCCCGAGGGGCGCGCCGTCGGGAGTCACCGTCCATCGCGCGGGCAGCGTCACCGGGCGGGCGCGCTCGCTCGTCGACGAGAGTCGGCGCTCCGACGGGACCCAGCGGACCTCGACCGGCTGGCCGGAACGCGTCGCGTCGAGCCGGGCGTCGCGAAGAAGCTGCGTCACGTCGTTGCGGACTTCGCGCCGCTCGCCCAGCGTGCTCGATCGCACCAGCGACGGCCCGACCACGAGCGCCGCGACGGCAAGGATCGCCAGAACGAGCGTGAGCTCGAGGAGCGTGAACCCGCGCCGGGCGCCTCGGACGACCGGGCAGCCGGGCATCACGAGCCCTCTTCGCCCTCGGACGGCGGCGGGACGATCGCCTCTTCGCCCTCGCGACGGAGGATCACCACGACGTCGTCGGTGTTCACGATGCCGTCGCCGTTGACATCGAAGCGGGCGGCGTCGGTCACGCCGCGTCGGTCTCCGACGATGAACCGCAGAACGAGACGGGCGTCGTTGACCGTGATCATGCCGTCGCCGTCGACATCGGCCGAATCGCCGTCGGCGCCGTCGCCATCGCCGCCTCCGCCTCCGTCGGTCCCGCTTCCCGTGGCGCGCGGGCCCACGAAGGCGTTCACCGTGGTCGGGCTGAACGCGGCGCCTAGCGGGTTAGGCGAGCCCTCATAGGGCACCGTGAGGGGCGAGGTATCGCCGGCGGCGAGCACGAGCGAGTACCGAGTCGATCCCTTGCGCAACTCGAAACGCACCGGGTCTGGGTTGTTGCTGGTCCGGATCACCGTCAGCCCCTGGAAAAGGCCGGCGGCGTCGGTCTGCGCCGAGAAGGTCTGGCCGTCGATCAGCGCCACGACGCGGTCGCCAGCGGCGGCGTTGATGTTGTTCGCCCCGCTCACGCGACCGTTGAAGATCATGAAGAACTCTTGCCCGAGCGCAGGGGTCGCGAAGAGCATGAGCGCGATCAGCGGCGCCGCGAGCCGGACAACAAGCTTCTGAATCGGTCCATGGGTCATGGTCGA
This Phycisphaeraceae bacterium DNA region includes the following protein-coding sequences:
- a CDS encoding dockerin type I repeat-containing protein, translating into MTHGPIQKLVVRLAAPLIALMLFATPALGQEFFMIFNGRVSGANNINAAAGDRVVALIDGQTFSAQTDAAGLFQGLTVIRTSNNPDPVRFELRKGSTRYSLVLAAGDTSPLTVPYEGSPNPLGAAFSPTTVNAFVGPRATGSGTDGGGGGDGDGADGDSADVDGDGMITVNDARLVLRFIVGDRRGVTDAARFDVNGDGIVNTDDVVVILRREGEEAIVPPPSEGEEGS
- the gspG gene encoding type II secretion system major pseudopilin GspG; protein product: MDRRRRKAFTLLELIVVLGIISLLAVLIAPRVVGRLGEAKPVVTRQQVQSTAQALDLFRIDVGRYPTTEEGLRALLERPSGVEESKWKGPYLARKSMPKDGWGRELRYRSPAQSERARDIPFEVYSLGSDDQPGGQDDNADIFHWDE
- a CDS encoding type II/IV secretion system protein; translated protein: MTSAPSAATSRAVEVLASERGARTNDTPMTPDAIDRAILDDLIARRRISAEDGERLLELHRAQGQRLARLLVTAGLISWEQLRDQLAERLSLRVWQFPTSPEDLDKQAAGALPPAFLRFNQVLPVAITDERVTLAMALPPDEALVESVSQASMREVEVVCATAAEIESALDAVLADIEAQEEQSSEDVRVLDADTLRDLASEAPVIQFLSSALDRAVSLGASDIHFERLERRTRLRYRVDGELLDVDSPPASLYAGIVSRIKIMAKLDVGERRLPQDGRIQMHAGGRSIDLRISVLPSMHGEDVVLRILDRGAVQLDLDILGLSEAQRARFRELIHTPEGMLLLTGPTGSGKTTTLYSALREVCRPELKVVTVEDPVEYHLDGVNQIQVKSEIGLDFARCLRSILRHDPDVIMVGEIRDKETAAMAVQSALTGHLVLSTLHTNSAAATFARLINMGVEDYLIASAVIGVMAQRLVRKVCQECKEPYQPDAAIREKHGLDADARFYRGAGCRACLNTGYRGRTVVGELLVVDEAIQRAMLDGRSSGEIHRVAVERGMTTLWGHAIEKVLLGETTYEQVVESIQQTEGAA
- a CDS encoding type II secretion system protein; this encodes MPGCPVVRGARRGFTLLELTLVLAILAVAALVVGPSLVRSSTLGERREVRNDVTQLLRDARLDATRSGQPVEVRWVPSERRLSSTSERARPVTLPARWTVTPDGAPLGAPDPGAAQGPIAPSTLVVFSPSGLASRSAWRVRGPSGEVRVRTDAIDGLRVE